ACAAGACATAATTCATTctcaccctctcacacacatacattctccttacacatacatatattttctctctcacacacatacattctccttacacatacatatattttctctctcacacacatacattctccttacacatacatatattttctctctcacacacatacattctccttacacatacatatattttctctctcacacacatacattctcctttcacatacatatattttcactcttctttcacatacatatattttcactctcacacacatacattctcctttcaaatacatatattttcactcttcttttacatacatatattttcactctcacatatatatacactttacttttcaacacatacacataggctgcggtcggaaagtcttttttgcttaggaaggttcctagctgagtgaaatgacccggAAGTATTTTAGTGGCCGCCATGATAAGAGCTGTTCGAATTCTCTAAACACTAAGGAAAGGAGGTTCAATGCTTCCTTTCAgatctcctttagcataggaTACATCGGACCTTCCTAAGCGataggaaaggagataattCCATCCCACAAGTCATTGCGGCGGCAATATTTACGCACCATTCACAAACTCAAATgattaggaaagaaaaagatcaacatGACCGAGAAAGGAAGGAGATCACCATCTAAGTTACCGCTGTTTATGAAGCATTATACATCTCATGCCATAACTtgttcatatatattttttcaactttCAACATTATGTTAAACTTAGATGCGAACTATGAACGTTTCGCTACTATTGGTGTACCCTCCGTCCACAGCtttgtttaacttgttttataacaggataaacaaatatacaaatatacaatgcatcattttaattttccgaTTTTcgtgtgaatgagaaaaaacgGAAATCCACGTGCTTTTCCCATTTTCGTCTTCAAATGGCTAATTGATATAGAAATTAAACCAAAACCAGAAACCTACTTGTTTTTCGCCTTTATTGTTATATCTATATTATCTGCCCCTACTGCATCTCAAAACATTGGCATCGGCTATGCTTATGgcctagatagatagatagatagatagatagatagatagatagatagatagatagatagatagatagatagatagatagatagattcaaGAGTATTATCTAGACCTGCTCTATGTGTAAAGTGCCCTGAGATGACTTTTGTTGTGATTTggcactatataaataaaattgaatctAAAAAAATAGATAGATAATCAATGAAGTAACGTTGCTGTGCCTCGTGCGTAAATGCGCATATATTTGGCATATCTGgagatttaaataatcaatgaagttactGCTTCCCACTTTTTATTCCCCTGTACAGTGTTTCCCTGCAGAGCTACAGTGGAAGGAtcataacaaaaaatataaaagactGTAACGTTAAAAGATATCTGCCTGAGGTTATTAAATACCAGCAGCGagcaccccaccccaccccaacttatataaaacttcattttggtctttgacctgtcagaagtacatactatgctactgaaaactgtttcaaaggacatgaagctgtttctcacatttaTAATagctcatgtctgcatgtaatgcacgacttggtgagagcagtgaaaacatcggacctatttcggcgcatatttcagcaccacggacagcaagcggacgtttaattatcataagtcatgtgtttaacttcacagaaaataaagaaaataaattaattacaagctcatttctagaagataaccaaggggtccggtgtatgaaacacagtaaaacaaaggccaatttggtacaatactgtataggcgaatttattggagtgtctccagagaccgaaaatacaaccttaacatgccgacatgaagaaaaacccccacatacaatcagacaggcttcaagacatcatttagacaggctgtctacagcaacagagcaaaatgcttttacaacacatagataccgtatttttccaaatagCAGCCTGggcgtttatttcacaaaatcgattttgacccCAGGCATTTAAAAGACCCAGGggctatttgctcaaggcttttttttttttcttttttttttgcactgacctgcaccaggccgttatttggttacagttcctATCCAGTATGattttagtgcaaaaatactgtatgatgtaggggtgagttcgtgtacaaaaatAATCGCCCGGGCGTTTAATCGGACCGGCctttaatacgcaaaatggggtcaaacccccagcggctattaggtgcccagcggctatttgccaccgggcgactatttggaaatatacggtaaCTCACTCAAAACTCGCGGAGGAGcgaagtggcgaacaatttgattcaataacactcgtATTAACTGATGAGCATGTTACTGACCTATTTAAGcgcaatacaatgaaaacaaccagccagtgcgcgTTAAGTaatgactacagaacctctctctcttttttttctcccgattccaaggtatggcagctgccatacctcgccATACCTGAATGACGCCTATGGGCACCCGGCACATAATATTGATTTAACAATAAAGGCCAAACACAAGTTAATTACTGGTTGTTGTCTAATTTCTACTCCAATTGCccatttgaagaagaaaatgtcaAAAGCACGTggatttccattattttttttattcacacggaaaaacaaaataatgcatttaatatttgttaatcctgttataaaacaaacaagatgaaCACAGCTGTGGACGGAGGGGACACGCACAGTAACATATGCTCAGTTTGCatcagtcatttattcatttgagcGTTGTTGTATTGCCAGCCTTTAGTAatatcattaattcattttactaCTTGGGATTGAGTGTGAGCAAACATTCTCAGTGTGACAATTTCGTTTCAGTTTGTGGCTGGTAGCctatattcctttttttaattcaaatccGACCTTAGTAATTAAACAATATCTTTCACCGTGTTGTCCACGTTTATATATCCTGCATGAAACAACACGATGAGAACGTGTTCTCATCGTGTGCATTTTGTAGTCCATCTTCAGAACATTGTAGTTTCACCACAGCAGACCCATGTCAATAACATCcttctcagccaatcacagcacgaGAAATTCTTCTTCGTTTGATTTTATGGCGCGTTGCAACTATTGCTCATTAGGTgtataccgccacctactgtactGGAGTATGTAGACGATAAATGGACTGCCTTCCGTTTCCACTATACTCCTTCCGTTTCCACTATactctcactcacacatgcatacattcttctcttacatacatatattctctttcaacatacatacattttccttttacatacatatattactTATAGTATTAAATGTATACATGATTGCATGTGCATGAGAGcaaagtgtatgaatgtgtgcataaaatatatgaatatgagagaaaaatgtatcaatgtgtgtgttcaaatatataaatatgagagtgaaaatatatgaatgtgtgagtgaaaatgtataaatgtttgagtaaaaatatatgaatgtgtgagtgcaatgtataaatgtgtgagtgaaatgtataaatgtgtgagtaaaaatatatgaatgtgtgagtgaaaatgtatgtatgtgtaaggagaatgtatgtgcGTTAGAGGGTGAGAATGAATTATGTCTTGTACGGCCCCTCATAGAAATGTGCTTCCTTGcattggacactagaggcatcatccatATATTTACAGATCTACGGACACCAGTCGTCGGACATGcgtaagtggaaacgaggcaTAATGTATCGGGTCACAAAAAGACTTGGCTGGCTTACTTGTAAATTGTTTTGTGAAGGTTGTTGTCTAACATTTCTATATGGTTTTTATGTCAGCGGTCATTCTTGGTGGATATGGATTGTAAATATGGATATCTTTGTTGGTTGTAATGAGTAACTTAAAGCCCTGTTTCTTTGTCAGAGAGTAACAGTTGCTGTGTCCCTTCTAGAGTTCAAGGCTGCATTTGACATCTTTATTCAGGATGCAGAGGACGGCTGCATCAGCACAAAAGAGCTGGGAAAGGTGATGAGGATGCTGGGACAGAATCCCACTCCTGAGGAGTTACAGGAGATGATTGATGAGGTGGATGAGGATGGTATGTCAGCAATATTAAGCCTGTCACATTGCTGCAGATATCAGAAGCATGTATGTTTTAatagggtaaaaaaaaataacgtTTTAACATTCAAGAAACTTTAGTGCAAATATAAGGGAAGGAAAACTTTTTAAAAGGTCCCATAACTGCAAATATGATATAGAGATTTGGagtctttaaaatattttggtgtgttcacaggCAGTGGCACAGTCGATTTTGACGAGTTCTTGGTAATGATGGTCCGCTGCATGAAGGAGGAGAGCAAAGGAAAATcagaggaggagctggctgAACTGTTCCGCATGTTTGATAAGTAGGTTtctctttgtatttcttttcaCACAGTGCACAGAGTTACTTCAATATCATTAAGTGATGTGATAAAGAGAAATGAGAGCTGACTCCCACTATTAGATTGACAGATGGTTTAAATATCACTTAAGTCAAACAAAACCCTGGTAactttgatgaaaaaaaatccaaaatatccAAAAATCCACGAGAACACACTGTGGTAAGCCATATTCTCATTGGACACAGAAGCACCCTGACTGTCGTGCAGCCATCCTTCAGCAGTCACCTGGCCCTTCACACCAGAAGAACATTTATCTGCTGCACCTCCTCTGTAAACAGCCCAATTGCTTAACATGGGCGCAGACAGCTCTTCACTGTGGACGCTGCCACGTCCTGTGTG
This genomic stretch from Epinephelus moara isolate mb chromosome 16, YSFRI_EMoa_1.0, whole genome shotgun sequence harbors:
- the tnnc1b gene encoding troponin C type 1b (slow), with the protein product MDDVYKAAVENLTEEQKNEFKAAFDIFIQDAEDGCISTKELGKVMRMLGQNPTPEELQEMIDEVDEDGSGTVDFDEFLVMMVRCMKEESKGKSEEELAELFRMFDKNGDGYIDLEELKAMLESTGEAITEDDIEELMKDGDKNNDGKIDYDEFLEFMKGVE